DNA sequence from the Pedobacter schmidteae genome:
GCGCATTGCGCGGACTGGAGTGCGTAGTATATATGGGTGAAGTAGATATTCAACGCCAGGCGCCAAATGTAGCCAGAATGAAAATGCTGGGTGCAAAAGTGGTGCCTGCTACTTCGGGAAGTAAGACTTTAAAAGATGCTACAAATGAAGCAATGCGCGACTGGATCAATAATCCGGTGGATACGCATTATATCATCGGTTCGGTAGTAGGCCCACACCCTTATCCCGATATGGTAGCCATCTTTCAATCTATCATTTCGGAAGAAACAAAAAAACAACTGATTGCGCAGACAGGAAACGACCAGCCTGATTATGTTTTGGCCTGTGTTGGTGGCGGCAGCAATGCTATGGGAATGTTTTATCATTTTATTGATGATGAAAAAGTAAAACTGATTGCTGTTGAAGCAGGAGGTAAGGGGGTGGATAGCGGCTTTTCTGCTGCAACTACTGCCCTGGGTAAAGAGGGGGTGTTGCACGGCAGCAGAAGTATACTGATGCAGACGGCAGACGGACAGGTGGTAGAGCCACATTCTGTTTCTGCTGGTCTGGATTATCCGGGTATTGGCCCGCAACATGCACATTTGTTTAAGACAGGTCGTGGTCAATATGTATCAATTACTGATGACGAATCTTTACAGGCAGGTCTGTTGCTTGCCCAAATGGAGGGAATTATTCCCGCAATTGAAAGTGCACATGCCCTGGCTTACCTGGAAAAAATGAATTTCAAAGGTGGAGAAAATGTAGTGGTTTGTTTATCCGGACGCGGCGATAAAGACATGGACACTTATATGAAATATTTTAATCTATAAATATGAACAGGCTACAACGACTATTTCAAGAGAAAAAAAATATACTATCCATATACTATACAGCAGGTTATCCCAATTTAGGAGATACTGTTTCCATTGCCGAGGCTTTAGAACAAAACGGGGCCGATTTGCTGGAGATTGGTTTCCCTTATTCCGATCCTGTGGCCGATGGACCCACTATACAAGCCAGCAGCAAAACTTCGCTCGACCAGGGTATGGACCTGAAGCTGTTGTTTGAGCAACTGAAGGAGTTGCGTAATAAAGTGAGTATTCCGGTATTGCTGATGGGTTACGTGAATCCGGTACTGCAGTTTGGTGTCGGGAATTTTTGCAAGGCCTGTGTAGAGGTAGGTGTGGATGGTTGTATTGTACCCGATTTGCCAATGGTAGAATACGAGGAGCTTTATCAGAGTGTATTTGAGGAACACGGGTTGAGTAATATTTTTCTGGTGACGCCACAAACTTCGCCTGATCGCATCCGTAAAATTGATGGTTTAAGCAATGGATTTATTTACCTGCTTTCCTCTTCGGCTACCACAGGGCAACACCTGCAGGTATCGGAAAATACCGAAAGCTATTTTTCCAGAATTGCCGATATGAAGCTCCATAACCCTACAATGATTGGATTTGGGATCAATAGCAAAGAGACTTTTGATAAAGCCTGTCAATATGCCAATGGGGCTATTATTGGAAGTGCTTTTGTAAAAGCATTGGATTCGGCCGATTTAAAAGGAAGTATCCAGAATTTTATGCAAAAATTTAACAAGCGGCATCATTAATGCGATCGTCATTCTGAATTTATTTCAGGATCCTTCTTGAGCATGCCTTTAAATAGTTGATGCGAGATGCTGACCACGCAGTAGCTGCGAAGCAAAATAAATTCAGAATGACGATGTACATCAGAATGACGACCGTGTTAACGATGATGTGGATAAGGGTAGTGTTAATCCTAATTTAGGATGCTGCCTGTTTCTTTTTGCGGATTGATTTTAAAAAGACAAAACCCACAAGGCCTGAAATTACAGAAGCACAAAGAATGGCGAATTTGGCTTCTGTAACATGAAGCTCATCGCTAAAGGATAGTAAGGAAATAAAAATGGACATGGTAAAACCTATACCGGCAAGCATGCCCAGTCCTATAATATGTTTCCAACCCGATCGTGAGGGTAGACTACCCAATTTAAGTTTTACAGCTACCCAGGAAAATAGGGTTACGCCAAGCGTTTTTCCGGCAAATAAGCCAATGATGATACCAAGGCCCAGGGGGGAAACCAACCCACCTATCATTTCGCGCTGAAAGGTGATATTGGTATTGGCCAAAGCAAAAACAGGCATGATAAAATAGTTAACAGGCCCGTTTAGTAAAT
Encoded proteins:
- the trpB gene encoding tryptophan synthase subunit beta, coding for MSYFVNEKGYYGDFGGAYIPEMLYPNVEELRQNYLKIIADEAFQKEFDQLLKDYVGRPSPLYLAKRLSQKYNANIFLKREDLNHTGAHKINNTIGQILLAERLGKKRIIAETGAGQHGVATATVCALRGLECVVYMGEVDIQRQAPNVARMKMLGAKVVPATSGSKTLKDATNEAMRDWINNPVDTHYIIGSVVGPHPYPDMVAIFQSIISEETKKQLIAQTGNDQPDYVLACVGGGSNAMGMFYHFIDDEKVKLIAVEAGGKGVDSGFSAATTALGKEGVLHGSRSILMQTADGQVVEPHSVSAGLDYPGIGPQHAHLFKTGRGQYVSITDDESLQAGLLLAQMEGIIPAIESAHALAYLEKMNFKGGENVVVCLSGRGDKDMDTYMKYFNL
- the trpA gene encoding tryptophan synthase subunit alpha, with the protein product MNRLQRLFQEKKNILSIYYTAGYPNLGDTVSIAEALEQNGADLLEIGFPYSDPVADGPTIQASSKTSLDQGMDLKLLFEQLKELRNKVSIPVLLMGYVNPVLQFGVGNFCKACVEVGVDGCIVPDLPMVEYEELYQSVFEEHGLSNIFLVTPQTSPDRIRKIDGLSNGFIYLLSSSATTGQHLQVSENTESYFSRIADMKLHNPTMIGFGINSKETFDKACQYANGAIIGSAFVKALDSADLKGSIQNFMQKFNKRHH